One genomic segment of Agromyces intestinalis includes these proteins:
- a CDS encoding flavin reductase family protein — MSVVEDRQVAVPATSGSTSSEPDNPLRRALGHMATSVTLVTTTHDGGHHGFTANSFAAVSSDPPLVTVFLANSATCYGAFAETEHVAVNVLADGQGELARRFATKGADKFAGIDLDPRHPHLPVVAGAMASLIGRIDQRWPAGDHLMLLIAVDDVVFDRKEPLVYHNRTFRRLL; from the coding sequence GTGAGCGTGGTCGAGGACCGTCAGGTCGCGGTGCCAGCGACTTCGGGATCGACCTCGAGCGAGCCCGACAACCCGCTGCGCCGCGCGCTCGGGCACATGGCGACCTCGGTGACGCTCGTGACGACCACGCACGACGGCGGCCACCACGGGTTCACCGCCAACAGCTTCGCCGCCGTGTCGAGCGATCCGCCGCTCGTGACGGTGTTCCTCGCGAACTCGGCGACCTGCTACGGCGCCTTCGCCGAGACCGAGCACGTCGCCGTGAACGTGCTCGCCGACGGTCAAGGGGAGCTCGCGCGCCGGTTCGCGACCAAGGGCGCCGATAAGTTCGCCGGCATCGACCTCGACCCGCGACATCCCCACCTCCCCGTCGTCGCAGGCGCGATGGCCTCGCTCATCGGGCGGATCGACCAACGGTGGCCCGCGGGCGATCACCTCATGCTGCTGATCGCGGTCGACGACGTCGTCTTCGACCGCAAGGAACCGCTCGTCTACCACAACCGAACATTCAGGAGGCTGCTGTGA
- a CDS encoding NADPH-dependent FMN reductase: MPSLVVLSGNPRTPSKTSAAAVDLAERIADASGLAAIAEPVVVELAELGGAVLDPSDPRTVAARATVAAASVLVVATPAYKGSYTGLLKAFLDGYGPSSLEGVAAIPFVVAGSPAHTTLVADIHLRPLLHEVGAETPFGRLAMLESEVADAIARGERFGAWVDARRRLIAATLAEGVIA, encoded by the coding sequence ATGCCATCACTCGTGGTCCTGTCGGGCAACCCGAGAACCCCGTCGAAGACGAGCGCCGCGGCCGTCGACCTGGCCGAGCGCATCGCGGATGCCTCGGGCCTCGCGGCGATCGCCGAGCCGGTCGTCGTCGAACTCGCCGAGCTCGGCGGCGCCGTGCTCGACCCGAGCGACCCGCGCACCGTCGCGGCCCGCGCGACCGTGGCCGCCGCGAGCGTGCTCGTCGTCGCGACGCCCGCATACAAGGGCTCGTACACGGGCCTGCTGAAGGCGTTCCTCGACGGCTACGGGCCGAGTTCCCTCGAGGGCGTCGCCGCGATCCCCTTCGTGGTCGCGGGCTCGCCCGCCCACACGACGCTCGTCGCCGACATCCACCTCCGGCCCCTCTTGCACGAGGTCGGCGCCGAGACGCCGTTCGGCCGGCTCGCGATGCTCGAGTCCGAGGTCGCCGACGCGATCGCGCGCGGCGAGCGGTTCGGCGCCTGGGTCGACGCACGCCGGCGACTCATCGCGGCGACCCTCGCCGAGGGGGTGATCGCGTGA
- a CDS encoding ABC transporter ATP-binding protein → MSTPATTEPAIRLAGARKVYGTGPGALVALDGVDLEIPAGRFVSVIGPSGCGKSTLLRLVASLERADSGTVEIRGTSPEEACAQKLVGFVPQTPALLPWLDVLQNVTLPQRVNRGAGRRRLRHAPDGRTAPDLPRLLREVGLGEAMHRLPAQLSGGMQQRVAIVRALGLQPEVLLMDEPFSALDEFTRESLQEQLLDLWDEITTTVMFVTHSVTEAVRLSDTVVVMAPKPGRIVDVIDIDLPRPRGAAQLKTADFHHFEDLIRDRLQSAWRDRPTAHAA, encoded by the coding sequence GTGAGCACACCCGCCACCACCGAGCCCGCCATCCGCCTCGCAGGTGCCCGCAAGGTCTACGGCACCGGGCCGGGTGCGCTGGTCGCACTCGACGGGGTCGACCTCGAGATCCCGGCCGGGCGGTTCGTCAGCGTCATCGGCCCGTCGGGGTGCGGCAAGTCCACCCTGCTGCGGCTCGTCGCGAGTCTCGAACGCGCCGACTCCGGCACGGTCGAGATCCGCGGGACATCGCCCGAGGAGGCCTGCGCGCAGAAGCTCGTCGGGTTCGTGCCGCAAACGCCCGCCCTGCTGCCCTGGCTCGACGTGCTGCAGAACGTCACGCTTCCGCAGCGCGTCAACCGCGGTGCCGGTCGGCGGCGGCTCCGCCATGCTCCCGACGGGCGTACCGCCCCCGACCTGCCGCGGCTGCTGCGCGAGGTCGGCCTCGGCGAGGCGATGCACCGGCTTCCGGCGCAGTTGTCGGGCGGGATGCAGCAGCGCGTCGCGATCGTGCGCGCGCTCGGGCTGCAACCCGAGGTGCTGTTGATGGACGAGCCGTTCTCGGCCCTCGACGAGTTCACCCGCGAGAGCCTGCAGGAGCAGCTGCTCGACCTGTGGGACGAGATCACGACCACCGTGATGTTCGTCACCCACTCGGTGACCGAGGCCGTGCGCCTGTCCGACACCGTCGTGGTCATGGCCCCGAAGCCCGGGCGGATCGTCGACGTCATCGACATCGACCTGCCGCGTCCGCGCGGCGCGGCGCAGCTCAAGACCGCCGACTTCCACCACTTCGAAGACCTGATCCGCGACCGCCTGCAGTCCGCATGGCGCGATCGCCCGACCGCCCACGCCGCCTAG